One segment of Rhodothermales bacterium DNA contains the following:
- a CDS encoding thermonuclease family protein, protein MRAPAHRLFPILSASLPFVAVLVASALLAGCRDADLAPARSPRTVPLAAPHAERYPAVVWRVIDGDTVELVLDDGDPIEEGKFVKVRVRGIDTPEHHASSKLDRDAERSAIDRRTIRTLGTAATAHAESLLPLGAAVTIEGSDRDRYGRLVAFLSAEDAAGQPFDFGGRMIGDGYAHAYDGAGRYPHPRMSYYRALQRQAREHGLGLWAADPDATARLSP, encoded by the coding sequence ATGCGTGCTCCCGCCCACCGCCTCTTCCCGATCCTCTCGGCGAGCCTCCCCTTCGTCGCGGTCCTCGTGGCGTCCGCGCTCCTCGCCGGCTGCCGGGACGCGGACCTTGCCCCCGCCCGTTCCCCACGGACCGTCCCTCTCGCGGCCCCTCACGCGGAACGATATCCCGCCGTCGTCTGGCGTGTCATCGACGGCGACACCGTAGAGCTCGTCCTCGATGACGGGGACCCCATCGAAGAGGGCAAGTTCGTGAAGGTTCGCGTCCGGGGCATCGACACGCCGGAGCACCACGCCTCCTCGAAGCTCGACCGCGACGCCGAGCGCTCTGCCATCGACCGCCGGACCATCCGCACCCTCGGCACGGCAGCCACCGCGCATGCCGAGTCCCTCCTCCCCCTCGGCGCAGCCGTCACCATCGAAGGCTCGGACCGCGACCGCTACGGCCGCCTCGTCGCCTTCCTCTCGGCCGAAGACGCCGCCGGTCAGCCCTTCGACTTCGGCGGCCGGATGATAGGAGACGGCTACGCCCACGCCTACGACGGCGCCGGACGCTACCCCCACCCCCGCATGAGCTACTACCGCGCCCTCCAGCGCCAGGCCCGCGAACACGGCCTCGGCCTGTGGGCCGCCGATCCGGACGCCACCGCCCGCCTGTCCCCCTGA
- a CDS encoding metal-dependent hydrolase: MRLGTHLAGGVLAYTVSATFFQLPWTATGLVAAATAAVLPDIDTRGSTVGRVCTPVARRIERRWGHRTITHCYAAQGTVAALALPFLWLGLPHLYAAAVAGYVSHCFLDTWTVQGVRVFWPWSDRRGVFPYYNRQETAYRTTTGSRVDTFFGVGFLCLTVPFAVVQIDGYQRLVRRVQADASAAVRDFLDWSADGYLVSVSVEASDPQHLRRLSGTFEAIGTTGANTLLVRDSTDGRVFSLGPAYSANFQPDRVLAHRGPHVSVSRRRVDLEGRVLADLESLVPTGPDGTPLRHLIDGQVTVTEPAGVTPDDHRFDTVTGSDRRLSLQFATLADLERLNLSGLIVETGTVTLRVYTRDGEAERSDPGGAGSSPLSASTVRRVAFAHKPSEPPRLLVSEGDTVAVGDTVAVLAPAAAQHARLDMDEARADLDAVRAEPTPATSDPVILRARIAYAEARSRRIADRHAAGFEPAAAVNDARAEVDDLLQQLAQAEARTADWRRDKAERVRKARARLTRAELRAAQADRDTFVRSAGAGVVRRIERHPRPDRTEVRVVLVAPRATDDHASATPPTNPHAARPPRP, from the coding sequence GTGAGACTCGGCACCCACCTCGCCGGAGGCGTCCTCGCCTACACCGTCAGCGCCACGTTCTTCCAGCTCCCGTGGACCGCCACGGGCCTCGTCGCCGCGGCCACCGCCGCCGTCCTCCCCGACATCGACACCCGGGGCTCCACCGTCGGCCGCGTGTGCACCCCCGTCGCCCGGCGCATCGAGCGCCGGTGGGGCCACCGCACCATCACCCACTGTTACGCCGCGCAGGGCACGGTCGCCGCCCTCGCCCTCCCGTTCCTCTGGCTCGGCCTCCCCCACCTCTACGCCGCCGCCGTCGCCGGCTACGTCTCCCACTGCTTCCTCGACACGTGGACCGTCCAGGGCGTCCGCGTCTTCTGGCCGTGGTCCGACCGCCGGGGCGTATTCCCCTACTACAACCGCCAGGAGACGGCCTACCGCACCACCACCGGCAGCCGCGTCGACACCTTCTTCGGCGTCGGCTTCCTCTGCCTCACCGTCCCCTTCGCCGTCGTCCAGATCGACGGCTACCAGCGCCTCGTCCGCCGCGTCCAGGCCGACGCCTCCGCCGCCGTCCGCGACTTCCTCGACTGGTCCGCCGACGGCTACCTCGTCTCCGTCTCCGTCGAGGCCTCCGACCCCCAGCACCTCCGCCGCCTCTCGGGTACCTTCGAGGCCATCGGTACCACCGGCGCGAACACCCTCCTCGTCCGTGACTCCACCGACGGCCGGGTGTTCTCCCTCGGCCCGGCCTACTCCGCCAACTTCCAGCCCGACCGCGTCCTCGCCCACCGAGGCCCCCACGTCTCCGTCTCCCGACGCCGCGTCGACCTCGAAGGCCGCGTCCTCGCCGACCTCGAATCCCTCGTCCCGACCGGACCCGACGGCACCCCCCTCCGCCACCTCATCGACGGCCAGGTCACCGTCACCGAACCCGCCGGCGTCACCCCCGACGACCACCGCTTCGATACCGTCACGGGCTCCGACCGCCGCCTCTCCCTCCAGTTCGCCACTCTCGCCGACCTCGAACGGCTGAACCTCTCGGGCCTCATCGTCGAGACGGGCACCGTCACGCTCCGCGTCTACACCCGCGACGGGGAGGCCGAGCGCTCCGACCCCGGCGGTGCAGGCTCCAGCCCCCTCTCGGCCTCCACCGTCCGCCGCGTCGCGTTCGCCCACAAACCCTCCGAACCGCCCCGCCTCCTCGTCTCCGAGGGGGATACCGTCGCCGTCGGAGACACCGTGGCCGTCCTCGCCCCCGCAGCCGCGCAGCACGCCCGCCTCGACATGGACGAGGCCCGCGCCGACCTCGACGCCGTCCGGGCCGAACCGACGCCGGCGACCTCCGACCCCGTTATCCTCCGCGCCCGCATCGCCTACGCCGAGGCTCGCTCCCGCCGCATCGCCGATCGCCACGCCGCAGGCTTCGAACCAGCCGCCGCCGTGAACGATGCCCGGGCCGAGGTAGACGACCTCCTCCAGCAGCTCGCCCAGGCCGAGGCCCGCACCGCCGACTGGCGACGCGACAAGGCCGAGCGCGTGCGGAAAGCCCGCGCCCGCCTCACCCGCGCCGAGCTCCGCGCCGCCCAGGCCGACCGCGACACCTTCGTCCGCTCCGCCGGGGCCGGCGTCGTCCGCCGCATCGAGCGCCACCCCCGCCCCGACCGCACCGAAGTCCGCGTCGTCCTCGTCGCTCCCCGCGCCACCGACGACCATGCCTCCGCCACCCCGCCCACCAACCCCCACGCCGCCCGACCTCCCCGGCCGTAG
- a CDS encoding endonuclease, whose amino-acid sequence MRSPSLLLLILLASPTAAQPCEGRGWTLRACLRATYKPADLALDYDAQRDRLFADVWLETDTAGVARIEGAYGGMTVVIDPDSAASPREQAQSRSFNTEHVYPQSRGASSGNARADLHHLMPVQEAINSARSNFPFDEVGDEAVLWCRVGGCTATRPTTSGDGSWSRIYREGTGPFYHDGRFEPRDAVKGDVARAAFYFATMYQVEAEDSMTWPEGRRWFLDQRDVLLDWHEADPPDAAETARTWRAAAYQGDRPNPYVLFPQLVRDAFFRGQQQQGGEPEVWINELHATNDGPDTGEGVELAGRAGTDLYAWRLVFYGGHDGEPYNPIDSLVAERVTFDLPIPDEVGRLGAVWQPVRGMWNRCNGLALFDPDLELVQFLSYGGCSFNVVSGPVYDHALSNGASGDPSDGPDADTPDSLLWSTPLLGLGGHGRPQEWATLPPGYSLQLTGAGDTYEDFTWGGPYPATPGRLGDYQAPSDGNRTSGWKPGDAIPVIADELTPPLAEIADAYRATLLLSPSMRGSTAKGLVPEPGGGPDHALTVGSPHPNPARSLTRIDVAVAPDALGDAPVSAEVYDVLGRHVTTSTVRGTPSGSAIDLNVAAFAPGLYVVRVTTTRPDGRTETAARRFTVVR is encoded by the coding sequence ATGCGATCCCCATCCCTACTCCTCCTCATCCTCCTCGCCTCCCCCACCGCTGCGCAGCCGTGCGAAGGACGGGGGTGGACGCTCCGCGCCTGCCTCCGCGCCACCTACAAACCGGCCGACCTCGCCCTCGACTACGACGCCCAGCGCGACCGTCTCTTCGCCGACGTGTGGCTCGAAACCGACACAGCCGGCGTCGCCCGGATCGAAGGGGCCTACGGCGGAATGACCGTCGTGATCGACCCCGACAGCGCCGCCTCCCCACGCGAGCAGGCACAGAGCCGCAGCTTCAACACCGAGCACGTCTACCCCCAGAGCCGCGGGGCCTCGAGTGGCAACGCCCGTGCCGACCTCCACCACCTCATGCCGGTGCAGGAGGCCATCAACTCCGCCCGCTCCAACTTCCCCTTCGATGAAGTGGGCGACGAGGCCGTGCTCTGGTGCCGGGTCGGAGGCTGCACCGCCACTCGGCCCACCACCTCCGGCGACGGCTCGTGGAGCCGGATCTACCGCGAGGGCACCGGGCCGTTCTACCACGACGGCCGGTTCGAGCCCCGCGACGCCGTGAAAGGCGACGTGGCACGCGCCGCGTTCTACTTCGCCACCATGTACCAGGTCGAGGCCGAGGACTCGATGACGTGGCCCGAGGGCCGCCGGTGGTTCCTCGACCAGCGCGACGTCCTCCTCGACTGGCACGAGGCCGACCCCCCCGACGCCGCCGAAACCGCGCGGACGTGGCGGGCCGCCGCCTACCAGGGCGACCGCCCGAACCCCTACGTCCTCTTCCCCCAGCTCGTCCGCGACGCCTTCTTCCGGGGGCAACAGCAGCAGGGCGGCGAGCCCGAGGTGTGGATCAACGAGCTCCACGCCACCAACGACGGCCCCGATACGGGCGAGGGCGTCGAGCTCGCGGGGCGCGCCGGGACCGACCTCTACGCCTGGCGGCTCGTCTTCTACGGCGGCCACGACGGCGAGCCCTACAACCCCATCGACTCCCTCGTCGCCGAGCGCGTGACGTTCGACCTCCCCATCCCCGACGAGGTCGGCAGGCTCGGGGCCGTCTGGCAGCCCGTGCGCGGGATGTGGAACCGCTGCAACGGCCTCGCCCTCTTCGACCCCGACCTCGAGCTCGTCCAGTTCCTCTCCTACGGCGGCTGCTCCTTCAACGTCGTCTCCGGTCCCGTCTACGACCACGCCCTCTCAAACGGCGCATCCGGCGACCCCTCCGACGGACCCGACGCCGACACGCCCGACAGCCTCCTCTGGAGTACGCCCCTCCTCGGCCTCGGCGGACACGGACGGCCCCAGGAGTGGGCGACGCTCCCGCCCGGCTACAGCCTCCAGCTCACCGGTGCGGGCGACACCTACGAGGACTTCACGTGGGGCGGCCCCTACCCCGCCACCCCCGGCCGATTGGGCGACTACCAAGCCCCAAGCGACGGCAACCGCACGAGCGGGTGGAAGCCCGGCGACGCAATCCCCGTCATCGCAGACGAGCTCACCCCGCCCCTGGCCGAGATCGCCGACGCATACCGAGCTACCCTCTTACTCTCCCCCTCAATGAGGGGGAGTACGGCGAAGGGACTCGTCCCGGAGCCGGGAGGGGGTCCTGACCACGCGCTTACCGTCGGCTCCCCCCACCCGAACCCTGCCCGGTCCCTCACCCGCATCGACGTGGCCGTCGCGCCCGACGCGCTCGGCGACGCTCCTGTCTCGGCCGAGGTCTACGACGTGCTCGGCCGCCACGTCACCACCAGCACAGTAAGGGGAACGCCCTCAGGCAGCGCCATCGACCTCAATGTCGCCGCCTTTGCCCCTGGCCTCTACGTCGTCCGCGTCACCACCACACGTCCCGACGGTCGAACAGAGACGGCTGCGCGTCGCTTCACCGTCGTCCGCTGA
- a CDS encoding AAA family ATPase, with protein sequence MPTSTARVPTISRPAAHAAGTAVGSLRPVGVPGAPDSTVLTDPIRLGNGHVLAELVDRAVLGRHTLLLGPEGIGKTRLLEDLARVAAGHRLLLDGDAQRRARRKHVQMPQRPGEAFTLVYVAEAGPHGRLVDALARAFHELAILALPGVPPPLRAGACAELSWIEVKKLLRTVDERQTAVVQSLHDLAGGGRAPRLLLVIDALDRASSTQGLFLRELQQRATIVGAVRSLPPSRSLRTFFATFGQLRVEPLPESHTAALFEYFVARYAVACADHRHYRREVLRRAEGNPSILRAMMHDGAQSRLVTEQDVRDLQARDDAPFFNLGLVYVFFLIGLGALRVLMIGVRNTDLYIVLTLVTVLGYLIFRVFRTFFMFQPRPESK encoded by the coding sequence ATGCCGACCTCCACAGCCCGCGTCCCCACGATCTCCCGGCCCGCCGCCCACGCTGCGGGCACGGCCGTCGGCTCGCTCCGGCCCGTCGGCGTCCCCGGTGCCCCCGACTCCACCGTCCTCACCGACCCCATCCGCCTCGGTAACGGCCACGTCCTCGCCGAACTCGTCGACCGCGCCGTCCTCGGCCGCCACACCCTCCTTCTCGGCCCCGAGGGCATAGGCAAGACCCGCCTCCTCGAAGACCTCGCCCGCGTCGCCGCCGGCCACCGGCTCCTCCTCGATGGCGACGCCCAGCGACGCGCCCGCCGCAAGCACGTCCAGATGCCGCAGCGGCCGGGCGAGGCGTTCACCCTCGTCTACGTCGCCGAAGCCGGACCCCACGGCCGCCTCGTGGACGCCCTCGCCCGCGCCTTCCACGAGCTGGCAATCCTAGCATTGCCAGGCGTGCCGCCCCCCCTCCGCGCTGGGGCCTGCGCCGAGCTTTCTTGGATCGAGGTCAAGAAGCTCCTCCGCACCGTCGACGAGCGCCAGACCGCCGTCGTCCAGTCCCTCCACGACCTCGCCGGCGGAGGCCGAGCCCCCCGCCTCCTCCTCGTCATCGACGCGCTCGACCGCGCCTCTTCAACCCAGGGCCTCTTCCTCCGCGAGCTCCAGCAACGCGCCACGATCGTCGGCGCCGTTCGCTCTCTCCCCCCCTCACGCTCGCTCCGCACCTTCTTCGCCACCTTCGGCCAGCTCCGCGTCGAGCCCCTCCCGGAGTCCCACACCGCCGCCCTCTTCGAGTACTTCGTCGCGCGCTACGCCGTCGCCTGCGCCGACCACCGCCACTACCGCCGCGAGGTCCTCCGCCGCGCCGAGGGCAATCCCTCCATCCTCCGCGCCATGATGCACGACGGCGCGCAGTCCCGCCTCGTCACCGAGCAGGACGTCCGCGACCTCCAGGCCCGCGACGACGCGCCCTTCTTCAACCTCGGCCTCGTCTACGTCTTCTTCCTCATCGGCCTCGGCGCGCTCCGCGTCCTCATGATCGGCGTCCGCAACACCGACCTCTACATCGTCCTCACCCTCGTCACCGTCCTTGGATACCTGATTTTCAGGGTATTCAGGACGTTTTTCATGTTCCAGCCCCGCCCCGAATCTAAATGA
- a CDS encoding FlgD immunoglobulin-like domain containing protein, translated as MRPAAPSLLALLLAALLPLAGCTPPVGATDLDVVSGFRVSPTFNAFTQPCEIRYTLDEPAYVQIRITRTEPDGSTALVRTITAEQRETAGPRTAAWRGVGPNGLFAPQGEYTVELYARLDGSDRTTTWTLTTIMYRA; from the coding sequence ATGCGACCCGCTGCCCCCTCCCTCCTCGCGCTCCTCCTCGCCGCACTCCTCCCCCTCGCAGGGTGCACCCCGCCCGTCGGGGCGACCGACCTCGACGTCGTCTCGGGCTTCCGCGTCTCCCCCACCTTCAACGCCTTCACCCAGCCGTGCGAGATCCGCTACACCCTCGACGAGCCGGCCTACGTCCAGATCCGCATCACGCGCACCGAGCCCGATGGCTCGACCGCCCTCGTCCGCACGATCACGGCCGAGCAGCGCGAGACCGCCGGCCCTCGCACCGCTGCCTGGCGCGGCGTCGGACCCAACGGCCTCTTCGCTCCCCAGGGCGAATACACCGTCGAGCTCTACGCCCGCCTCGACGGCTCCGACCGCACGACCACGTGGACCCTCACCACCATCATGTACCGAGCCTGA
- a CDS encoding ABC transporter transmembrane domain-containing protein, which produces MPLASTSSASPPHVPTVEQRRLRVASPSSAEPLSPIPPPSPYGLRRSFRDLGRLARLFRAEWPALGRAGALSLVVAGCAVAAPLFTAALFDRVYPSGNTSLLNLLVLGLLITRTAEWGTFAVYNFTAFAARVRMRDLARLALFNHVLHLPARHIEAKGSGEIAARFTDVRDVLDTGADAALKAMSKGVYLLAVPPLLFLLDVRLAFVALVAVPLTATVTAGLGTVANRYWRRTYAAYDEWSRLQVEAVREARTFKAMGCEGALVRRAQHAVARAHAGTLHATALWYVCTGANGLVRAANTAALTWFGWTFVLDGSLTLGGYVAFMAYAGLLLAPLSALIDAGGQIQRATVSLGRVFDYVDDPAEGDPAETFAQLAVQDTGTPPLPIAPHDRLTGRLRIERLRFRYAPNAPGLDVERFELAPGEAVALVGPSGCGKSTLLRLLARIEHPDAGTLAVEASTGWRRVTSLPLSAYRRQLAVCWQEPGLLSSSVRDNLLLTVDGLTSNGLTPNTPPPAEQGANRYAPPAAKRIGGGPAAGRGGGSPVDPHLWSALDVCALANRVADLPHGLDTPLSEGAAALSAGERQRLALARTLLRTRLAPPGCPIRLVLLDEAAANLDTETAARVVSGFLDALRHLSDPPAVVLVTHRPAHAALADRTVELPLSSPTPPPAAGDGLPAPSTPTPTVPSAEWQR; this is translated from the coding sequence TTGCCCCTGGCCTCTACGTCGTCCGCGTCACCACCACACGTCCCGACGGTCGAACAGAGACGGCTGCGCGTCGCTTCACCGTCGTCCGCTGAACCCCTCTCCCCCATCCCTCCACCCTCCCCATACGGCCTCCGCCGGTCCTTCCGCGACCTCGGCCGCCTCGCCCGCCTCTTCCGGGCCGAGTGGCCCGCGCTCGGCCGCGCTGGCGCGCTCTCCCTCGTCGTGGCCGGCTGCGCCGTCGCCGCCCCGCTCTTCACTGCCGCCCTCTTCGACCGGGTATACCCGTCAGGGAATACCAGCCTCCTCAACCTCCTCGTCCTCGGCCTCCTCATCACCCGTACCGCCGAGTGGGGCACCTTCGCCGTCTACAACTTCACGGCCTTCGCCGCCCGCGTGCGGATGCGCGACCTCGCCCGCCTCGCCCTCTTCAACCACGTCCTCCACCTCCCCGCCCGCCACATCGAGGCGAAGGGCTCCGGCGAGATCGCCGCCCGCTTCACCGACGTGAGGGACGTGCTCGACACCGGGGCCGACGCCGCGCTCAAGGCCATGAGCAAGGGCGTTTATCTGCTGGCCGTCCCCCCGCTCCTCTTCCTCCTCGACGTGCGCCTCGCATTCGTTGCACTCGTCGCCGTCCCTCTTACTGCCACCGTCACCGCAGGCCTCGGCACCGTCGCTAACCGCTACTGGCGACGGACCTACGCCGCATACGACGAGTGGAGCCGGCTCCAAGTCGAGGCCGTCCGCGAGGCCCGCACATTCAAGGCGATGGGCTGCGAGGGCGCGCTCGTCCGCCGCGCGCAACACGCCGTCGCCCGCGCCCACGCCGGCACGCTCCATGCGACGGCGCTGTGGTACGTCTGCACCGGCGCGAACGGGCTCGTCCGAGCCGCAAACACCGCCGCGCTCACCTGGTTCGGCTGGACCTTCGTCCTCGACGGCTCGCTCACCCTCGGCGGCTACGTCGCGTTCATGGCGTACGCTGGCCTCCTCCTCGCCCCCCTCTCTGCTCTCATCGACGCCGGCGGCCAGATCCAACGAGCGACCGTCAGCCTCGGCCGCGTGTTCGACTATGTCGATGACCCCGCCGAGGGCGATCCCGCCGAGACGTTCGCCCAACTCGCGGTCCAGGACACCGGAACACCGCCGCTGCCGATCGCGCCGCACGACCGCCTCACCGGGCGGCTCCGCATCGAGCGCCTCCGCTTCCGCTACGCCCCCAACGCGCCCGGCCTCGACGTCGAACGCTTCGAGCTGGCTCCGGGCGAGGCCGTCGCTCTCGTCGGCCCCTCCGGGTGTGGCAAGAGCACGCTCCTCCGCCTCCTCGCCCGCATCGAGCACCCCGACGCCGGCACCCTCGCCGTCGAGGCATCGACCGGATGGCGGCGGGTCACCTCCCTCCCGCTCTCCGCCTACCGCCGGCAACTCGCCGTCTGCTGGCAGGAGCCGGGCCTCCTCTCCTCCTCCGTCCGCGACAACCTCCTCCTCACCGTAGACGGGCTCACCTCGAACGGCCTCACCCCGAACACCCCACCACCGGCCGAGCAAGGCGCAAACCGATACGCTCCCCCTGCCGCGAAGCGGATAGGGGGAGGTCCGGCCGCAGGCCGGGGAGGGGGTTCTCCCGTAGACCCTCACCTCTGGTCCGCCCTCGACGTGTGCGCCCTCGCCAACCGCGTGGCCGACCTCCCCCACGGCCTCGACACCCCGCTCTCCGAAGGAGCCGCCGCCCTCTCGGCCGGCGAGCGCCAGCGCCTCGCCCTCGCCCGCACCCTCCTCCGCACCCGTCTCGCCCCACCGGGCTGCCCCATCCGCCTCGTCCTCCTCGACGAGGCCGCCGCCAACCTCGACACCGAGACGGCCGCTCGCGTCGTCTCGGGCTTCCTCGACGCGCTCCGCCACCTCTCCGACCCGCCCGCCGTCGTCCTCGTCACCCACCGCCCCGCCCACGCGGCCCTCGCCGACCGCACCGTAGAGCTCCCACTCTCCTCC